Genomic DNA from Peribacillus simplex:
AAATGGTGGAAAGCAAATCTTTGAAACTTTATTTATTCAGCTTCCGCAATCACGGTGATTTCCATGAAGACTGCATGAACATCATCATGAATGATTTAATCGAATTGATGGATCCAAAATATATTGAAGTCTGGGGCAAGTTTACACCTAGGGGCGGAATTTCCATAGACCCTTACACGAATTATGGAAAACCAGGTACGAAGTATGAGGAAATGGCGGATTACCGCTTGATGAACCATGACTTATACCCGGAAACCGTGGATAATCGCTAAAGAATAGGAGAGACAATGGGCAAATGCCCGTTGTCTTTTTTAGTTTTTTAGCCATTATCGATCAGCGGTCTAGTTGTTTTGTCTTTTTAAAAAGTACAAATGTCCTTCAGTAACGGAATTTATACTTGATTGTTTCGAGAAAAAGCGTAATAATAGGGAGAGTTAATTTTGACAGAATATTTACGAAAATAGGGGATGTCGAGATGAAAGTTGCGAAGTTTGGTGGAAGTTCACTTGCGTCAGGTGAACAGTTAAGAAAGGTATTCGAAATTGTCGTTTCTGATCCAGAGAGGAAGATTGTAGTCGTTTCGGCTCCAGGGAAACGCAATTCCGATGATATAAAGGTGACGGATTTATTGATTGAAGCTGCGGAACAGCAGCTGCGCGGGGATAACGGAGAGCATTTGATAGAAGATGTCGTATCCCGCTATGCGAGCATTGCTGAAGAACTCAATATATCCGAGAGTGTCGTCACTGGGATTCATGAAAATTTAATGGCACTGTTGCATGCAGACCAAACTAACCCGAAGCGCTATTTGGATACCTTGAAGGCCAGTGGCGAGGATAATAATGCGAAGCTGGTCGCAGGTTATTTCCAAAGCCTTGGAGTAGAGGCGCAATATATAAATCCGAAGAAGGCAGGCTTGATCGTAACGGATGAAGGTGGGTTTACCAAGGTGCTGCCAGAGTCTTATGAACGGTTATATGCTCTGCGTGATGAGCCTGGAATCATAGTATTCCCAGGGTTCTTCGGATATACGTTAGATGGTGATGTTTTAACCTTCTCAAGAAGCGGTTCCGATATTACTGGTTCGATTCTTGCGAATGGGGTCAAAGCTGATTTGTATGAGAACTTTACAGACGTGGATGCCGTTTATGCGGTGAATCCAAATGTGGTTTCCAATCCAAAGGGAATCCGGGAATTAACTTATCGTGAAATGCGTGAGCTTTCTTATGCGGGTTTCTCGGTATTTCATGATGAGGCGCTGATTCCTGCATTCCGTGCGGGAATACCTGTCCATATTCAGAATACGAACAATCCGGCGGCACAAGGGACCCGCATTGTGAGTACACGGGATAATACGAACGGGCCGGTTATTGGCATTGCAAGTGATAAAGGATTTTGCAGTATTTACATTA
This window encodes:
- the queF gene encoding preQ(1) synthase, giving the protein MSGRKEEELKKDITLLGNQGTKYTFDYAPEILESFDNKHPNRDYFVKFNCPEFTSLCPITGQPDFATIYISYIPSVKMVESKSLKLYLFSFRNHGDFHEDCMNIIMNDLIELMDPKYIEVWGKFTPRGGISIDPYTNYGKPGTKYEEMADYRLMNHDLYPETVDNR
- a CDS encoding aspartate kinase codes for the protein MKVAKFGGSSLASGEQLRKVFEIVVSDPERKIVVVSAPGKRNSDDIKVTDLLIEAAEQQLRGDNGEHLIEDVVSRYASIAEELNISESVVTGIHENLMALLHADQTNPKRYLDTLKASGEDNNAKLVAGYFQSLGVEAQYINPKKAGLIVTDEGGFTKVLPESYERLYALRDEPGIIVFPGFFGYTLDGDVLTFSRSGSDITGSILANGVKADLYENFTDVDAVYAVNPNVVSNPKGIRELTYREMRELSYAGFSVFHDEALIPAFRAGIPVHIQNTNNPAAQGTRIVSTRDNTNGPVIGIASDKGFCSIYISKYLMNREVGFGRKLLHILEDYGVSYEHIPSGIDDVTLILRQDQMKGEAEKKIISRIKKELHADEVNVEHDLALIMLVGEGMRHNVGTTARASKALAEAKVNIEMINQGSSEVSMMFGVKGHNEETAIQALYHEFF